In one window of Opitutus sp. GAS368 DNA:
- a CDS encoding FecR domain-containing protein, with amino-acid sequence MNEQPPQDRPESPIDLAAAEWLVRRDRGFTAQEQDEFFQWLAEDPRHGEWLSIHDRTWRDFNLLAEWRPEHSSEPNPDLLARRRAGPRWLWPAAAAVAAGLALLFAVWRPWAKSAEDWTALTTATAIQHRVLDDGSEVELNRGAAIEVEFTPAERRVHLVRGEAHFAVAKNPLRPFIVRANGVDVRAVGTAFDVRLDPESVEVLVTEGHVQVQLPAASVPVLAAGQRTVISFAPAAPPPRVLDVSPEEMAQRLAWQPQLLDFSSTALAKVVAEFNRRTGATQGIRLVIADPELESLPIVASIRSDNIEGFVRTLELTGDVRAERRGEHEIVLHKVR; translated from the coding sequence GTGAACGAGCAACCGCCGCAAGACCGGCCCGAATCACCCATCGACCTCGCCGCCGCGGAATGGCTGGTGCGCCGCGACCGCGGATTCACGGCGCAGGAGCAGGATGAGTTTTTCCAATGGCTGGCCGAGGACCCCCGGCACGGCGAGTGGCTGTCGATTCACGACCGGACCTGGCGCGATTTCAACCTGCTGGCCGAATGGCGGCCGGAGCACAGCAGTGAACCAAACCCGGATCTCCTGGCGCGCCGCCGCGCCGGCCCTCGCTGGCTCTGGCCGGCCGCCGCGGCGGTGGCCGCCGGCCTGGCCCTGCTGTTCGCGGTGTGGCGCCCCTGGGCGAAATCCGCCGAGGACTGGACCGCTTTGACCACGGCCACCGCCATCCAGCACCGCGTGCTGGACGATGGCTCGGAAGTGGAATTGAACCGGGGCGCGGCCATCGAGGTCGAATTCACGCCGGCCGAACGCCGGGTGCACCTGGTGCGGGGCGAAGCCCATTTCGCCGTGGCGAAAAACCCCCTGCGTCCATTCATTGTCCGCGCCAACGGCGTCGATGTGCGGGCGGTCGGCACCGCCTTCGATGTCCGGCTCGACCCGGAATCGGTCGAGGTGCTGGTGACCGAGGGCCACGTGCAGGTCCAGTTGCCCGCGGCCTCCGTGCCCGTGCTCGCCGCCGGCCAGCGGACCGTGATCTCCTTTGCCCCGGCCGCCCCGCCGCCCCGCGTGCTGGACGTCTCCCCGGAGGAAATGGCGCAGCGGCTCGCCTGGCAGCCGCAACTGCTGGATTTCTCGTCCACGGCCCTCGCCAAGGTGGTGGCCGAATTCAACCGGCGCACCGGGGCCACCCAAGGCATCCGGCTCGTCATCGCCGACCCGGAACTCGAAAGCCTGCCCATCGTGGCCTCAATCCGCTCGGACAACATCGAAGGCTTTGTCCGGACGCTGGAGCTGACCGGCGACGTGCGGGCCGAGCGCCGCGGCGAACACGAGATCGTGCTGCACAAAGTCCGGTAG
- a CDS encoding sigma-70 family RNA polymerase sigma factor has protein sequence MPPQDSSQARWFATEVQPHQAMLRAWLQSRFPPECDIDNLVQEALVRVCQAWARGEVQSPKAFLFATARNLALDQVRRQKIVPMISLVETDTQAVLEEGTSIPDLVAHNQELEFLTEVIQSLPDRCRQVFTLRKVYGMSQQDIATQLGISEHTVSAQLTIALHKCTAHFARHRRERGGRP, from the coding sequence TTGCCCCCCCAAGATTCCAGCCAAGCCCGGTGGTTCGCCACCGAAGTGCAGCCCCATCAGGCCATGCTGCGCGCGTGGCTGCAAAGCCGGTTTCCCCCCGAATGTGACATCGACAACCTCGTGCAGGAAGCCCTGGTGAGGGTTTGCCAGGCTTGGGCACGCGGCGAAGTGCAGTCCCCGAAGGCGTTTCTTTTTGCCACGGCGCGCAACCTGGCGCTGGACCAGGTGCGCCGCCAGAAGATCGTGCCCATGATTTCCTTAGTGGAAACCGACACGCAGGCCGTCTTGGAGGAAGGCACCAGCATTCCCGACCTGGTCGCCCACAACCAGGAATTGGAATTCTTGACCGAAGTCATCCAGTCATTGCCCGACCGCTGCCGCCAGGTGTTCACCTTGCGGAAGGTCTACGGCATGTCCCAGCAAGACATCGCCACCCAGCTGGGCATCTCCGAACACACCGTGTCCGCCCAACTGACGATCGCCTTGCACAAGTGCACGGCCCATTTCGCCCGCCATCGCCGGGAAAGAGGAGGCCGGCCGTGA
- a CDS encoding porin produces the protein MAHTPDRLHLLLLTGVLWPAALCAQTGPTVEERLQALEQQVQGLTRENADLKKQLGWKDATPPVLPQPGGTEARLVVGGFLQGQAEFGRASDPRWAGVRDRFYFRRARIYLAGSFAEDFDFKAELDLQGNTLGAGTGQLARANEVFINWRKYPFANLRFGQLKPAYGGEALASDTKIPTIERSLANDRLTESRQLAVAAIGDLPGKQVSYYAVVANGNGTNVSANDNSKFQKSLRVTYTPVATAADKLTFGVDGLWTDDVGVAKSDLGFTGNLFTGRRAMRGADLLWSHGPLDLNAEWLRGTFQPTAAVPAAKFDAQGWQVTAAYFVIPGRLQAVIRGEEFDPNTSVGGNTVRSYTLGLNYFVKGDDIKLAVDYLHGQVPGSTTDGGRLLTRVQVVF, from the coding sequence ATGGCCCATACCCCCGATCGCCTTCACCTGCTGCTTCTAACCGGTGTGCTCTGGCCGGCCGCCCTGTGCGCCCAGACCGGACCCACCGTCGAGGAGCGGTTGCAGGCGCTGGAGCAGCAGGTCCAGGGCCTGACGCGGGAAAACGCCGATCTGAAAAAGCAGCTCGGGTGGAAGGACGCCACCCCGCCCGTGCTGCCCCAGCCGGGTGGTACGGAGGCGAGGCTGGTGGTGGGCGGCTTTCTCCAAGGGCAGGCGGAATTCGGCCGGGCGTCGGATCCGCGCTGGGCCGGCGTGCGCGACCGGTTCTATTTCCGCCGCGCCCGCATCTACCTCGCCGGCAGTTTCGCGGAGGACTTTGATTTCAAGGCCGAGCTCGACCTGCAGGGCAACACCCTCGGGGCCGGCACCGGCCAGCTCGCCCGCGCCAACGAGGTCTTCATCAACTGGCGCAAGTATCCGTTCGCCAACCTGCGCTTCGGCCAGCTCAAGCCCGCCTACGGCGGCGAGGCCCTCGCGAGCGACACCAAGATCCCGACGATCGAGCGGTCGCTGGCCAACGACCGCCTGACCGAAAGCCGGCAACTGGCCGTCGCCGCGATCGGCGATCTGCCCGGCAAGCAGGTCTCTTACTATGCCGTTGTCGCCAATGGCAACGGCACCAACGTCAGCGCGAACGACAACAGCAAGTTCCAGAAATCCCTGCGCGTGACTTATACGCCCGTGGCCACCGCGGCCGACAAGCTGACCTTCGGGGTGGACGGGCTCTGGACGGATGATGTCGGCGTGGCCAAGAGCGACCTGGGTTTCACCGGCAACTTGTTTACGGGCCGTCGGGCGATGCGCGGCGCCGACCTGCTCTGGTCGCACGGCCCGCTCGACCTGAACGCCGAGTGGCTGCGCGGCACCTTCCAGCCTACGGCGGCGGTCCCGGCGGCGAAGTTCGACGCCCAGGGCTGGCAGGTCACCGCGGCGTATTTCGTGATCCCCGGCCGGCTGCAGGCGGTGATCCGCGGCGAGGAATTCGACCCGAACACGTCGGTGGGCGGCAACACCGTGCGCTCGTATACCCTCGGGTTGAATTATTTCGTGAAGGGCGACGACATCAAGCTGGCCGTCGACTATCTCCACGGCCAGGTGCCGGGCTCCACGACCGATGGCGGCCGGCTGCTGACCCGGGTGCAGGTGGTGTTCTGA